Proteins encoded together in one Oenanthe melanoleuca isolate GR-GAL-2019-014 chromosome 7, OMel1.0, whole genome shotgun sequence window:
- the MCM6 gene encoding DNA replication licensing factor MCM6 yields the protein MDLAAAAVGGAGAAPQHQQVRDEVAEKCQKLFLDFLEEFQNSDGEVKYLRDAEELIRPERNTLIVSFADLEQFNQQLSTTIQEEFYRVYPYLCRATKTFARDHGNVPSNKDFYVAFQDLPTRHKIRELTSAKIGSLLRISGQVVRTHPVHPELVSGTFLCLDCQTVIKDVEQQFKYTQPNICRNPVCANRRRFLLDTNKSRFVDFQKVRIQETQGELPRGSIPRSLEVILRAEAVESAQAGDKCDFTGSLIVVPDVSQLSTPGLRAETGSRVTGTEGYETEGIRGLRALGVRELSYKLVFLACYVAPTNPRFGGKELRDEEQTAESIKNQMSVKEWEKVFEMSQDKNLYHNLCTSLFPTIHGNDEVKRGVLLMLFGGVPKTTSEGTSLRGDINVCVVGDPSTAKSQFLKHVDEFSPRAVYTSGKASSAAGLTAAVVKDEESHEFVIEAGALMLADNGVCCIDEFDKMDVRDQVAIHEAMEQQTISITKAGVKATLNARTSILAAANPVGGRYDRSKSLKQNINLSAPIMSRFDLFFILVDECNEVTDYAIARRIVDLHSRVEESVDRVYSLDDIRRYLLFARQFKPKISKESEDFIVEQYKRLRQRDGSGVTKSSWRITVRQLESMIRLSEAMARMHCCDEVHPKHVKEAFRLLNKSIIRVETPDVNLDQDDEQQMEDQEDQDGVNGESEAPAGVNGLVNGINGHSEDVNKDAAPKASLRLGFSEYRRISNLLVLHLRKAEEEEDDTALKRSELINWYLKEIESEIESEEELINKKKIIERVIHRLTHYDHILIELSQSGLRGSREEETFDDDPYLVVNPNYLLED from the exons ATGGATCTGGCAGCGGCGGCCGTGGGGGGCGCGGGCGCGGCGCCGCAGCACCAGCAGGTCCGCGATGAAGTGGCCGAGAAGTGCCAGAAGTTGTTCTTGGACTTCCTAGAGGA GTTCCAGAACAGCGATGGGGAGGTCAAGTACTTGCGAGATGCTGAAGAACTGATCCGTCCAGAGCGGAACACACTGATTGTCAGCTTTGCAGATTTGGAGCAGTTCAATCAGCAGCTCTCTACCACTATTCAGGAGGAATTCTACAG GGTTTATCCATACTTGTGTCGAGCAACAAAGACTTTTGCTAGAGACCACGGAAATGTTCCTTCAAACAAAGACTTTTATGTTGCATTCCAGGACCTGCCTACCAGACACAA aATTCGAGAACTGACTTCAGCAAAAATTGGCTCCCTTCTGCGCATCAGTGGGCAGGTGGTTCGTACCCACCCCGTCCATCCAGAGCTGGTCAGTGGAACCTTCCTGTGCCTCGACTGCCAGACAGTGATCAAAGATGTGGAGCAGCAATTCAAATACACCCAGCCAAACATCTGCAGAAACCCAGTCTGTGCCAACAGAAGGAGATTCCTGCTGGACACAAACAAATCAAGATTTGTTGATTTCCAAAAG GTGCGCATCCAGGAGACGCAGGGCGAGCTGCCGCGCGGCAGCATCCCGCGCAGCCTGGAGGTGATCCTGCGCGCGGAGGCCGTGGAGTCTGCCCAGGCAGGTGACAAATGTGACTTCACCGGCTCGCTGATTGTCGTGCCTGACGTGTCCCAGCTCTCCACACCAG ggctgcgCGCAGAGACCGGCTCGcgggtgacagggacagagggctACGAAACCGAAGGCATCCGCGGACTGCGTGCCCTCGGGGTCCGGGAGCTCTCCTATAAGCTTGTCTTTCTGGCTTGTTATGTTGCACCAACAAATCCACGG TTTGGTGGAAAAGAGCTCCGAGATGAAGAACAGACTGCAGAAAGCATTAAAAACCAAATGTCTGTGAAAGAGTGGGAAAAGGTTTTTGAAATGAGCCAAGATAAGAACCTTTACCATAATCTGTGCACCAGCCTCTTCCCCACTATCCATG GTAATGATGAAGTAAAACGTGGGGTCCTGCTGATGCTCTTTGGAGGAGTTCCCAAGACCACTTCAGAAGGCACTTCATTGCGTGGGGACATCAATGTTTGTGTTGTTGGTGATCCAAGTACAGCCAAGAGTCAGTTTTTAAA GCACGTGGATGAGTTCAGTCCCCGTGCTGTGTACACCAGCGGCAAAGCCTCCAGCGCCGCAGGTCTGACGGCGGCTGTGGTGAAAGATGAGGAGTCCCACGAGTTTGTCATTGAGGCTGGAGCACTGATGCTGGCAGATAAT GGGGTTTGTTGCATTGATGAATTTGACAAGATGGATGTGCGGGATCAAGTAGCCATTCATGAGGCAATGGAGCAGCAGACAATATCCATTACTAAAGCTGGAGTCAAG GCTACTCTGAATGCCAGGACCTCCATTTTGGCTGCAGCAAACCCAGTTGGTGGCCGCTATGACAGATCCAAGTCACTGAAACAAAACATCAACCTGTCAGCTCCCATCATGTCCCGCTTTGATCTCTTCTTCATCCTTGTGGATGAATGTAATGAG GTGACAGATTACGCCATTGCCCGGCGCATCGTGGATCTGCATTCCCGAGTGGAGGAGTCTGTTGACCGTGTCTATTCCTTGGATGACATCCGAAGGTATCTGCTGTTTGCAAGACAGTTTAAACCAAAG ATATCCAAGGAGTCTGAGGACTTCATCGTGGAGCAGTACAAGCGGCTGCGGCAGCGCGACGGCTCTGGAGTGACCAAGTCATCCTGGAGGATCACGGTGCGGCAGCTGGAGAGCATGATCCGCCTGTCTGAGGCCATGGCCCGCATGCACTGCTGTGATGAG GTTCACCCAAAACATGTGAAGGAAGCTTTCAGACTTTTAAATAAGTCCATCATTAGAGTTGAGACTCCTGATGTCAATTTAGACCAAGATGATGAGCAGCAAATGGAGGATCAAGAGGACCAAGATGGAGTCAATG GTGAGTCAGAAGCTCCAGCTGGAGTCAATGGTCTTGTGAATGGGATCAATGGCCATTCTGAGGATGTGAACAAGGATGCTGCACCCAAAGCTTCTCTCAGGCTGGGCTTCTCTGAGTACCGACGGATTTCCAATCTCCTGGTGCTGCACctcaggaaagcagaggaag aagagGATGATACAGCACTAAAGAGGAGTGAACTTATTAATTGGTATCTAAAGGAAATTGAATCTGAAATCGAATCTGAAGAAgaactaataaataaaaagaagatcATTGAGAGGGTCATTCACCGACTTACACATTAT GACCACATTCTGATCGAACTGTCACAGTCAGGACTGAGAGGATCCAGAGAAGAGGAGACTTTTGATGATGATCCATACCTGGTTGTCAATCCAAACTATCTGCTGGAGGACTGA